Below is a genomic region from Polluticoccus soli.
AGGAAGCGACGCGATATTTTCTCGTATTCAGGATCGAACCGTAAAGAGAGATCGGTAGTAAGCATGGTTGGCAGTTGCTTTTTTGCACTGTCGTATGCATGCGGAATGATCGCCTCTGCACCTTTGGCTACCCACTGGCTTGCCCCGCCCGGACTTTTTGAAAGTTCCCATTCAAAGCCAAACAAGTTCTCAAAGAAATTATTACTCCACTTGGTAGGTGTCTTTGTCCAAGTCACTTCAAGCCCGCTTGTAATAGTATCAGCGCCCTTGCCCGTACCAAAACTATTGCTCCACCCAAATCCCTGCATTTCAATATCAACTGCTTCGGGCTCTTTACCTACGTGGTCGGCTGCTGCTGCCCCGTGGGTTTTGCCAAAGCTGTGTCCACCAGCTATCAGCGCCACTGTTTCTTCATCGTTCATAGCCATGCGGCCAAACGTATCCCGAATGTCTTTGGCGGCCATGAAGGGGTCAGGATTACCATCGGGGCCTTCGGGGTTCACGTAGATAAGGCCCATCTGCACGGCAGCAAGCGGCTGCTCCAGCAGGCGGGAGTGAATGTCTCCCTTCGCATCGTCGTCAGACACCAGTACGCCATGATCCTCAATGACACCTCCTGCGCCATGCGCATAACGGTGTTCATCACCCAGCCAGGTGTTTTCAGCCCCCCAGTAAACATCTTCAGATGGCTCCCATACATCTTCGCGCCCGCCCCCAAAGCCAAATGTTTTGAAACCCATTGACTCCAGCGCCACGTTACCTGCAAGTATCATCAGGTCGGCCCAGGATATCTTGCGGCCATACTTTTGCTTGATGGGCCAAAGCAGCCGTCGGGCTTTATCGAGGCTGACATTATCGGGCCAGCTGTTAAGCGGTGCAAAACGCTGTTGCCCTGTGCCTGCACCACCCCGGCCATCGCCTACGCGATAAGTGCCCGCACTATGCCATGCCATGCGGACGAACAATGGGCCATAGTGCCCAAAGTCGGCCGGCCACCAGTCCTGCGAATCGGTCATGAGCGCGTGCAGATCTTTTTTCACGCCATCCAGGTCGAGGCTTTTAAACTCCGCGGCATAGTTAAAGTCCGCTCCCATAGGATTGGACAAGGAAGAGTTCGGGCGCAGCACATTAAGCTTTAACTGGTTTGGCCACCAGTCGCGATTGCGGGTGCCACCACCTGCTACATTTTGCTTCATACTGCCGATATGAAACGGGCATTTGCTGATGTCGTTTGACTCTTTTCCCATTTTAAAAGTTTTATGGTTGAATGATCACTTGCGTGTACTGTATGTTAGATCAGTTAATAAAGTAACCACAATCCAATAAGTAATTTAGATAGTTAAAATCTATTAGCGCATACCCGGCACTGGTCCAAATGTCCCTCTTAGACCCATAATAAATGAGCGGACACTTTAGCCTATTCCGCCTCTATGGCGGGTTTTTCTCTTACTATCTCAGGATGTTCGAACTGCAGAGCTGTTTCAGTTTAATCTTTGTATGTTTATTAAGCAAATAGTTTGACTCATCGCAGTCTATATACGGCAGTGCTGCGACATTGAAAGAACCAGCAATTGATAAAGCACATCAAATCTTTTGAATGACTTTGACCACAATGCTACTTTGTTGTATCCTCGCTGTGTTGACATCATGCAATGCGCAAGTAAAGAATCCCAAAAGTATGGGCATGGCAGCTAACGTTGGCCCTGCTCCTTCAGAAATGAACAAAAGTATATGGGTGGTTTATCAAGATAAAAAGAAGAATTATTGGTTTGGCAGCAATGGGAATGGAGCATATTGCTACGACGGTAAAAACCTAAAGCAGTTTACAACCAACGACGGCTTGCATAGTGATAAGATCAGAGGTATTCAGGAAGACAAATCGGGAAACATCTATTTCGACACACCAAACGGAGTAAGCAGATTTGACGGAGACAAATTCACGCAGTTAATACCCGTCAGATCAGAAACCAACCAATGGAAATTACGTTCAGAGGACTTATGGTTCAAAGGCAATGGAGAAATAACCGGTGCGTATCGGTATGACGGCAATACGTTGTACCATTTGGATTTTTCATCCTTCAATTCAAAATGGATCGACCCCGATTATGCGGTTTATAGCATCTATAAGGATAAAGAGGAAAATATTTGGTTCGGCACTCTATCTGCCGGTGTGTGCTGTTTTAATGGCGTAACCTTGAACTGGATCTATGAAAAAGAGCTTTCGGTTCTTGATGACGGCAGAGTTCCGGCAGTTCGTAATATACTTGAAGATAATGATGGTTTTTTTTGGTTCAGTAATATTTTAAGCCGGTATAAAATTCTCAGCAACGATCAAAAAAATCAAGGGACAATTGAATATGAAAAAGTAAACGGAATAGAATTGTCGCAACAACAAGTAAAAATGAAACTTCCGTATTTTAATTCAGCCGTCATTGACAATGAAAACGTTTGGATGACCAGCTATAATGAGGGTGTTTGGAAATATGATGGCAAGAAACTGACCAATTTTCAAATAAAAGATGGAGAAGTAAATGCATTAATTGTTTCAATTTACAAGGATAATGCCGGAGTCCTCTGGCTTGGAACAGACAATTCAGGAGTTTATACATTCAATGGCAGGACGTTTGAAAAATTCAAACTATGAGGGAACCCAAAAACGAGTCTCCGCAATTTCAGAGATAAAACAGGGGCGGAATCCCCAACCGGCCTAAGGGTTACCTTCCGGCAGATTATCGTCGGTGAGAGCGTTCTTCGCTGCGCACCCATACTGGTCTAAGCGTCCCGCTTAGACCCACAACAAAAGAAGCGTCCCGCTTCAATAAAATAAAATTGACAAAAACAGTAAAATAATGTATATTTGCAATAGTAAATATTGCACGATGCGCCACCTATCACGCCACTCAAACACCTCAACAGAAAGATTTTTTTCTTCCGCCAACCCGAAAAATGTAAACAATTGTAAACATTTTTTTGTTCCGCCGAGCCTCGAAAAACTATACCAAAATCTACATTTCACCCCAGGCAAAAAAATAGTTTGACTTTCTTATACATTTTAACACATTTTCTCTAAAACCCTTACCAGCCGTGCTTTCCAGCTCATGAAAACGATCAAACAAAAATCGCAGCAGTTATACAAGAATATACCAGACCTTGACAAAAAGCTCTTGTTTTGGCAAACAAGTTTAACACAACAGTTGGAGCGGCTATACGGGTATAGACGCAT
It encodes:
- the katG gene encoding catalase/peroxidase HPI translates to MGKESNDISKCPFHIGSMKQNVAGGGTRNRDWWPNQLKLNVLRPNSSLSNPMGADFNYAAEFKSLDLDGVKKDLHALMTDSQDWWPADFGHYGPLFVRMAWHSAGTYRVGDGRGGAGTGQQRFAPLNSWPDNVSLDKARRLLWPIKQKYGRKISWADLMILAGNVALESMGFKTFGFGGGREDVWEPSEDVYWGAENTWLGDEHRYAHGAGGVIEDHGVLVSDDDAKGDIHSRLLEQPLAAVQMGLIYVNPEGPDGNPDPFMAAKDIRDTFGRMAMNDEETVALIAGGHSFGKTHGAAAADHVGKEPEAVDIEMQGFGWSNSFGTGKGADTITSGLEVTWTKTPTKWSNNFFENLFGFEWELSKSPGGASQWVAKGAEAIIPHAYDSAKKQLPTMLTTDLSLRFDPEYEKISRRFLMHPEEFADAFARAWFKLTHRDMGPRSRYLGPDVPAEELLWQDPIPAGSHPLIDEKDIAALKAKVLRAGLSVSELVSTAWASAATFRGSDKRGGANGARIMLAPQKYWQVNNPAQLHKVLDKLENIAKEFNTATAGGKKVSMADLIVLAGCAAVEKAAKDAGHPVPVPFTPGRMDATQSQTDVESMGYLEPRADGFRNYRKTKHKVSTEELLVDKAQLLTLTAPELTVLVGGMRALDTNFDGSKHGVFTTRPGQLTNDFFVNLLDMSTVWKAATEDKELYEGSDRTTGALKWTGTRADLVFGSNSELRAIAEVYGSADAQEKFVNDFIAAWNKVMNLDRFDLA
- a CDS encoding ligand-binding sensor domain-containing protein translates to MAANVGPAPSEMNKSIWVVYQDKKKNYWFGSNGNGAYCYDGKNLKQFTTNDGLHSDKIRGIQEDKSGNIYFDTPNGVSRFDGDKFTQLIPVRSETNQWKLRSEDLWFKGNGEITGAYRYDGNTLYHLDFSSFNSKWIDPDYAVYSIYKDKEENIWFGTLSAGVCCFNGVTLNWIYEKELSVLDDGRVPAVRNILEDNDGFFWFSNILSRYKILSNDQKNQGTIEYEKVNGIELSQQQVKMKLPYFNSAVIDNENVWMTSYNEGVWKYDGKKLTNFQIKDGEVNALIVSIYKDNAGVLWLGTDNSGVYTFNGRTFEKFKL